Genomic window (bacterium):
CGATAAAGATGGTCGAGCCGACCCAGCCCAGCACCGCCACCCGCGCCGTGCGCTCATCCCGGGCCGAGAAAAAGCGCTGGTACATCCCGGCCTCGCCCAGAAGGAGCAGCAGCGTGGAGAACGAGTAGCCCAGCGCCTGGAGCGGGTGCAGCTCGCCGAACACCTGGAACCGTTCCGGGGGCAGGGCCGCGTGCAGGCCCTCCCAGCCCCCGGCGTGGAACCAGAGCAGGGGCAGGGCGAGAACAAACCCGGCCAGCATGACAATGCCGTTCACCACATCCGTGTAGGCCACCGAGAGCATCCCGGCCAGCACCGTGTAGCCGATCACAAACGCCGCGGTCAGGGCGATACCGCGCTCCAGCGGCACCCCGGCCACGAACTGCAGCACCAGCCCTCCGGCGCGGAACTGGTAGCTCACTATCGCGGTGTAGGCCACCACCGTGACCAGCGCCCCCAGAGCGCGCGCCCAGCGGTTGTAGCGCAACTCCAGGATATCGGGCACCGTGAAGAGCGCCAGGGCCCGGGCCCGTCCGGCCAGGAAATAGAGCGCCACTATCGCCACCCACACCCCGGCGTCGAACCAGAGCGCGGGCCAGCCTTTCTCGTAGGCCAGGCCCGCCCCGCCGAACAGCGAGCCCGAACCGATCCAGGTGGCGAGCAGGGTGCCAACCAGCACCGGTGCGCTCAGGCTGCGGCCCGCCACGATGAAATCCTCGCCGCTTTCCACCTTGCCGCTGCGCAACGCGCCGACCAGGATCAACAGGGACAGGTAGGCCAGGATGGACCAGAAATAGAGCACCGGGAAAGCTCCCTCGTGCAGGGTGAGAAATCAGTGAGGCTAAAGATCGGGCTTTCCGGCCGGAAGGACAAGATTTTCGAAGGGGAACGCGAAGTGTGGTCAGTCTGAATGATTTATAGACGGAAAAACGTAGGGGAGGGTTTAAAACCCTCCCCTGCATCTCAATGTATTCATTCTTTCAGTACCCGTAGGATTCGAGAATCTCCTTGCCCTCGTCGCTGATCATGTCCGGGTCCCAGGGCGGGTCGAAAGTCCACTCCACCGTGACTTTCTCCACCCCGCGCACCAGCTTGACCGCGGCCACGGCCGCATCCTCGATGAGTGGCGCCGTGGGGCAGCCCAGCGAGGTGAGGGTCATGAGCAGGGTCACATTGGGGCCCTCCACCTTTACATCATAGACCAGACCCAGGTTGTAGATGTCGATGGCGAACTCGGGGTCCTCGACTGTCTTGAGGAACTCGATCACTTTCCGAGGGTCTATCTCAACAGTGTCCATGGGCCGCCTCCGCATTCCGGGCCGCGTTGTCGAGGGCTTCTTTAAGGGCCATCCAGCCCAGCAGGGCGCACTTGATCCGCACCGGGAAACGCGCCACCCCCTCCAAGGCCTGGATGTCGCCAAGGCCCTCACCATCCTGCTCGCCGCGCAGCATCCGGCGCACCCGCTCGACCAGTTCAGCCGCCTCGGCGCGGGTGAGGCCCTCCACCGCCTCGGTCATCAGCGAGGCCGAGGCCTGCGAGATCGAGCAGCCGTGGCCCTGGAAACAGATGCCGCTGATCCGGTCCGTGGCGGGGTCGACCTCCAGGGCCAGGGAAAGCTCATCCCCGCAGAGCGGATTCTCATGCTTGACCAGCTCGCCGGACATCTCACCCGTGCAGTGATGGCGCGGGTTGCGGTAATGGTCGAGCAGGATTTCCTGGTACAGGTCCTCGTAACTCACTTTCAGGCTCCGGTGAAAAATTTGCGTGTCTGCTGCAGGGCCTCGATCAGAAGGTCCACCTCGGCCTCGGTGTTGTACAGGTAGAACGAGGCCCGGCAGAGCGCCACCGCCCCGAAACGCCGCACCAATGGCTTCGCGCAGTGGTGCCCGGCGCGGATCGCCACCCCGAGCTGATCCAGGTACCCGGCCACATCGTGCGGGTGCACGATCCCGCCCGCGCGGTCCAGCAGCTCGAACGAGAACACCGCCCCGCGGCGCTCCGGCTCGGTGGGGCCCAGAAGGCGCAAGCCATCCATCCGGGCGAAAGAGTCCAGGGCGTAGCGCACCAGCGATTCCTCGTGCGCCTGAATTCTGTCCCAGCCCAGGTTCTCGATGAAAGCCACCGCCTCGCCCAGGGCCACGGCCTCGGCCACGGCCGGTGTGCCGGCCTCGAACTTCCACGGGGCCTCGATCCACTTGGCGCTCTGCTCGCCCACATCCAGAACCATGCCTCCGCCCAGAAGGAACGGCGGCATTGCCTCCAACAGCTCCGGGCGCGCCACCAGTGCGCCCACCCCGGTGGGCCCGAGCATCTTGTGGCCCGAGAATGCCAGGAAATCCACTCCCAGGGCCTGGAAATCGGTCCGCAGGTGCGGAACGGATTGCGCGCCGTCCATCACCGTGACCGCCCCCACCTGTCGCGCCGCGGCTACCAGCGGGGCCGGGTCGACTATTGTGCCCAGCACGTTGGACATGCCGCTGAACGCGATAAGCCGCGTGTGTCCGCCCACCAGCTCCTCCAGCTCATCCAGGGCCAGAGCGCCGCTGTCCTCCACCGGAAGGACCCGCAGGACCGCCCCGCTGCGCTCGGCCGCACGCTGCCAGGGCAACAGGTTGGAGTGGTGCTCCAAGCCGGTGACCAGGATCTCATCCCCGGCGCGCAGGTTGGCCTCGGCCCAGGAGAACGCCACCAGGTTAAGAGCCTCGGTGGTGTTACGGGTGAACACCAGCGCCTCGGGGGCGGGCGCGTTCACGAACGCAGCCACCCGGGCGCGCGCACCCTCGTAGGCCGCAGTGGCCTCCTCGGCCAGGGTGTGCACGCCGCGGTGCGGGTTGGCGTTGTGACGCTCATAGAACCGGGTCAGCGATTCGATCACCCGGCGCGGTTTCTGCGAGGTGGCGGCCGAGTCCAGGTAGACCAGACCGTGGCCGTTCACCTCGCGCCCCAGGGCCGGGAACTCAAGGCGCAGCGCCGTGATATCCAGCGCTTTTCTGTCCGGCATGGGAACTGTCAACTGCCCGCTCATCAGACCACCGCTTTCTCGGCTTCGCTCTCCGCCTCGGCTTCAGTCTCAAGGCCGAACTCGGTGCGGATCGAATTGTAGCCCTTCTCCTCCAGCTCGTGGGCCAGATCGGGGCCGCCGGACTTGACTATCCGTCCCTGCAGCATGATATGCACCACATCCGGGTCCAGGTAGTTGAGGATGCGCATGTAGTGCGTGATCACGAGCGAGCTGGTCTCGGGCCCGCGCAGGGCGTTCACCGCCCCGGACACCACCCGCACGGCGTCGATGTCGAGCCCCGAGTCGGTCTCGTCCAGGATCGCCAGCTCGGGACGCAGAAGGGCCATCTGAAGCACCTCGTTGCGCTTTTTCTCGCCCCCGCTGAACCCCTCGTTCAGGTTGCGCCTGGTGAAAGCCGCATCCATGCCCAGGAGCTTGAGCTTTTCATCCACCAGGGCACGGAACTCGCGGATGGGTATATCTTTCTCCCGGTGCGCATTGAGCGTGGTGCGCAGGAAATTGAGCAGCGAGACCCCCGCGATCTCCACCGGGTACTGGAACGCCAGGAACATCCCCAGCCGCGAGCGCTCATCCGCGCTCATCCCGGTCACATCCTCGCCCTTGAACAGTATCTTCCCTGCGGTGACCTCATAGGCCGGATGGCCCATCAGCACGTTGGCCAGGGTGGACTTGCCGCTGCCGTTGGGGCCCATCAGGGCGTGCACCTGGCCGCGCGGCACCTCCAGGTCGAGGCCCCGCAGGATTTCCTTCCCCTCCACGCTGGCGTGAAGGCCCTCTATCTGAAGCAGTTTCTCGCTCATTTTCGTTCACTCCTCAAATATATTTTCATTTAGCCGGCATACCAACCAGAATATCGTGTCCCTCCACCCGGACTGTCCAGACTCCGACCGGACTTGTGGCGGGAAGGCTTAGCGGCTCTCCGCTGGCCAGGTCGAACAGTGCGCCGTGGCGCGGGCACTCGATGCGGCCCTCCTCCACGAACCCCTCGGACAGGCTCGCCTCCTCGTGCGTGCAGCAGTCATCCAGCGCGTAGTATTTTCCGCCGCTGTTCACCAGGGCCACTACCTGCTCGCCCACCTGCACCCGTTTCGCCGAGTTCTCCTCCAGCTCACCCACCGCTGCGGCTTTCACCCAGTTCATGCCCCCTCCTCCAGCTTGGCCAGGATCGCCCCGGCCAGCAGTTCGTGCATGCCCGACCACTTCACACGCTCCAGCACCTCGTTGAAAAACCCGAACACCAGAAGCCGTTCGGCCTCGGCGCGCGGTATACCGCGCGAGGCCAGGTAGAACACCTGCTCCGGGTCGACCTTGCCCACCGTGGCCCCGTGCGTGCAGCGCACATCGTTGGTCTCGATCTCCAGTTGCGGGTTGGTGTCGGCCTTGGCGCCGGGGCTCAGGGTCAGGTTGCGGTTGGCCTGGTAGGCATCGGTGCCGTGGGCCTGGGGCCGCACCTTGATCGTGCCGTAGTAGACCGCCCGCCCGCGGTCGGCCAAAGCGCCCTTGTACAGAAGGTCACTCTTGGTGCGCGGCGCGGCGTGGTCCTGCACGGTCCAGTGCTCGAACCTCTGCTCGCGGCGCGGGAAATAAAGGCCGAGCATGATACTCTCGGCGCCCTCGCCTGCGAGCTGGCACTCTTTCCAGGTGCGCGAGTAATCGGCCCCCAGGGTGACCAGCAGCGTGTTGAGCGCGGCGCGCTCGGCCAGGCGCGCCTTGACCTGCGCCACCTGACGCACTCCCGCGCCCCAGTCCTGCCAGGTGACCCAGCCCACGGTCGAGCCGGCCCCGGCGTACAGCTCGGTCACCGGGTTGACCAGGGTGGGGGCCTCCAAGGGATTCGAAGCATAAATGTCGTTGAACACCACCTGCGCCCCGCGGTCCACTATCACGACAGTGCGCGGCTGGTGCGCCACGCCTGCGGTGCTCAGCCAGTGCAGTGACTGCAGCGGCATTCTCAGTTCCACCTCGGGCGGCACATACAGGAACGTGCCGCCGCGGTGCAGAGCCAGGCTCCAACTGGTGAACAGATCGTTCGCGCCCACCAGACGGCCCAGGCGCGGCCGCAGCAGGGCCTCATGCTCGCGCGCTGCGGTCTCGATATCGGTCAGGATCACCCCGGCGCGGCGTGCCTCCTCGGAAAGCTCGGAGGTGAGAGGCTTACCGTCCACATGCACTATCCGCCCGGCGGAGCCGGTCCCGGCCAGGGCCAGGGCCGCGCGGGCCTTGTCGGGCATGGCGCCCACCGGCGTCGCCGTATCGGCCTCCGCCGACTGGAACTCACCGGGGTCGATCAGTTTAAGGTCGGTGTAGCGCCAATACTCGTCACGGCTGTCTGGAAGCTCCAGCCTCTGATAGCGCTCCCAGGCCTGGCGGCGGATATCGGCCAGCCACTCGGGGCCGCTCAGCGCCAGCGCCTCCAGCTTGTCATCCATCAGTCCGGTAGTTGTCATGATAAAGTTCCACTTCATTTATTGGTTTAAGTATCGTAGCCATCACATTATCCTACAGAGCCTTCCATCTGTAGCTCGATCAGACGGTTCAGCTCGACCGCGTACTCCATCGGCAACTGTTTGGTGATCGGCTCGATGAACCCGCGCACTATCATCGCCCCTGCCTCTTCCTCGCTCAGGCCGCGGCTCATCAGGTAGAAAAGCTGCTCATCCCCGATCCGGGCCACCGTGGCCTCGTGCCCGATCTCCACCTCTTCCTCGTTGATGTTCATGTAGGGATAGGTGTCCGAGCGCGAGTGGTCGTCGATCAGCAGGGCGTCGCAGCGCACGTTGCTTTTCACCCCGCGCGCGCCTTTCTCCACCTTGACCAGCCCGCGGTAGCTCGTCCGGCCGCCGTCCTTGGAGATCGACTTGGACACGATCAGCGAGCTGGTCTCGGGCGCCAGGTGGATCATCTTGGCCCCGGTGTCCTGCTGCTGCCCGGCCCCGGCGAAAGCCAGGGAGAGCACCTCCCCGTGCGCCTTGCGGCCTTTCAGGATCACCGAGGGGTATTTCATCGTAACCTTGGATCCCAGGTTGCCGTCCACCCACTCCACCACCGCACCCTCCTCGGCCACGGCCCGCTTGGTCACCAGGTTGTAGACATTGTTCGACCAGTTCTGGATCGTGGTGTAGCGGATACGCGCATGCGGCAGGGCGATCAGCTCAACCACGGCCGAGTGCAGGGATTCGCCGCTGTAGACCGGGGCGGTGCAGCCCTCTACATAGTGCACGTAGGAGCCTTCATCCGCGATGATCAGGGTGCGCTCGAACTGGCCCATGTTCTCGGCGTTGATCCGGAAATAGGCCTGCAACGGCACATCCACCCGCACGCCCGGCGGCACGTAGATGAACGAGCCGCCCGACCAGACCGCGCTGTTGAGCGCCGCCAGCTTGTTGTCGCCCATCGGGATCACGGTGGCGAAATACTTCTTTACGATATCCGGGTATTTCTTGAGCGCGGTGTCCATGTCGCTGAACAGGACCCCCTGTTTCTCCAGGCTTTCCTGCATGCGGTGGTAGACCACCTCGGACTCGTACTGTGCGCTCACGCCGGCCAGGTGCTTGCGCTCGGCCTCGGGGATGCCCAGACGGTCGAAAGTGCGCTTGATCGCATCCGGCACCTCCTCCCAGGAGCGTCCCGGCTTGTCCGTGGCGCGCAGGAAATAGAAGATGTTCTGGAAATCGATCCCGCTCAGGTCCGCTCCCCAAGTGGGCATCGGCTTGGTGACAAAGCGCTCCAGAGCCTTGAGACGGAACGCGCGCATCCATTCCGGCTCGGATTTCATGAACGAGATTTCCTCGACCACCTCGCGGCTCAAGCCCCTCTTCGGCTTGAACACGTACTGCTCGGGATCGCTCCAGCCCCACTTCTCGGCATAGCTGCCGTTCGGGTCGAGGGTCAGGGTCTGAGTGCTCATCGTATCTCACCTCCAGCATATTTAGACCGGTTGAATGCACCGGGACAACTGACAGATGACCTCAAACATTTTCGATACGGATATTCATTCTCAATCAACCACGACTACAGCCCTTCAAATGCATATCTCTTTCAACTCATAAAGTACTTAACCAGCCAGTCCACCCGTCCCCGCTTCACAAAGTACA
Coding sequences:
- a CDS encoding sodium:solute symporter family protein; protein product: MLYFWSILAYLSLLILVGALRSGKVESGEDFIVAGRSLSAPVLVGTLLATWIGSGSLFGGAGLAYEKGWPALWFDAGVWVAIVALYFLAGRARALALFTVPDILELRYNRWARALGALVTVVAYTAIVSYQFRAGGLVLQFVAGVPLERGIALTAAFVIGYTVLAGMLSVAYTDVVNGIVMLAGFVLALPLLWFHAGGWEGLHAALPPERFQVFGELHPLQALGYSFSTLLLLLGEAGMYQRFFSARDERTARVAVLGWVGSTIFIESLIVALAVAASALFAGIEPEKAILYVVRDGLPLWAGCICLAAVVAVIVSTADSFLLVPATSLMRDVYQRFIDPQVGRKRFLLYSRLAVVVLGLVAWAQVRYFERVLEMAIYAYTMYGTGLTPALMAAFLWKRATAAGGVGSIAAGMTVTAAWEIAGHPWGVPTVYPALTASLTCLVGLSLLTRSQATGKSLDELIEENRQRSQS
- a CDS encoding metal-sulfur cluster assembly factor, with the translated sequence MDTVEIDPRKVIEFLKTVEDPEFAIDIYNLGLVYDVKVEGPNVTLLMTLTSLGCPTAPLIEDAAVAAVKLVRGVEKVTVEWTFDPPWDPDMISDEGKEILESYGY
- a CDS encoding SUF system NifU family Fe-S cluster assembly protein, with product MSYEDLYQEILLDHYRNPRHHCTGEMSGELVKHENPLCGDELSLALEVDPATDRISGICFQGHGCSISQASASLMTEAVEGLTRAEAAELVERVRRMLRGEQDGEGLGDIQALEGVARFPVRIKCALLGWMALKEALDNAARNAEAAHGHC
- a CDS encoding SufS family cysteine desulfurase, coding for MDITALRLEFPALGREVNGHGLVYLDSAATSQKPRRVIESLTRFYERHNANPHRGVHTLAEEATAAYEGARARVAAFVNAPAPEALVFTRNTTEALNLVAFSWAEANLRAGDEILVTGLEHHSNLLPWQRAAERSGAVLRVLPVEDSGALALDELEELVGGHTRLIAFSGMSNVLGTIVDPAPLVAAARQVGAVTVMDGAQSVPHLRTDFQALGVDFLAFSGHKMLGPTGVGALVARPELLEAMPPFLLGGGMVLDVGEQSAKWIEAPWKFEAGTPAVAEAVALGEAVAFIENLGWDRIQAHEESLVRYALDSFARMDGLRLLGPTEPERRGAVFSFELLDRAGGIVHPHDVAGYLDQLGVAIRAGHHCAKPLVRRFGAVALCRASFYLYNTEAEVDLLIEALQQTRKFFTGA
- the sufC gene encoding Fe-S cluster assembly ATPase SufC — protein: MSEKLLQIEGLHASVEGKEILRGLDLEVPRGQVHALMGPNGSGKSTLANVLMGHPAYEVTAGKILFKGEDVTGMSADERSRLGMFLAFQYPVEIAGVSLLNFLRTTLNAHREKDIPIREFRALVDEKLKLLGMDAAFTRRNLNEGFSGGEKKRNEVLQMALLRPELAILDETDSGLDIDAVRVVSGAVNALRGPETSSLVITHYMRILNYLDPDVVHIMLQGRIVKSGGPDLAHELEEKGYNSIRTEFGLETEAEAESEAEKAVV
- a CDS encoding non-heme iron oxygenase ferredoxin subunit; this encodes MNWVKAAAVGELEENSAKRVQVGEQVVALVNSGGKYYALDDCCTHEEASLSEGFVEEGRIECPRHGALFDLASGEPLSLPATSPVGVWTVRVEGHDILVGMPAK
- the sufD gene encoding Fe-S cluster assembly protein SufD, whose amino-acid sequence is MTTTGLMDDKLEALALSGPEWLADIRRQAWERYQRLELPDSRDEYWRYTDLKLIDPGEFQSAEADTATPVGAMPDKARAALALAGTGSAGRIVHVDGKPLTSELSEEARRAGVILTDIETAAREHEALLRPRLGRLVGANDLFTSWSLALHRGGTFLYVPPEVELRMPLQSLHWLSTAGVAHQPRTVVIVDRGAQVVFNDIYASNPLEAPTLVNPVTELYAGAGSTVGWVTWQDWGAGVRQVAQVKARLAERAALNTLLVTLGADYSRTWKECQLAGEGAESIMLGLYFPRREQRFEHWTVQDHAAPRTKSDLLYKGALADRGRAVYYGTIKVRPQAHGTDAYQANRNLTLSPGAKADTNPQLEIETNDVRCTHGATVGKVDPEQVFYLASRGIPRAEAERLLVFGFFNEVLERVKWSGMHELLAGAILAKLEEGA
- the sufB gene encoding Fe-S cluster assembly protein SufB — protein: MSTQTLTLDPNGSYAEKWGWSDPEQYVFKPKRGLSREVVEEISFMKSEPEWMRAFRLKALERFVTKPMPTWGADLSGIDFQNIFYFLRATDKPGRSWEEVPDAIKRTFDRLGIPEAERKHLAGVSAQYESEVVYHRMQESLEKQGVLFSDMDTALKKYPDIVKKYFATVIPMGDNKLAALNSAVWSGGSFIYVPPGVRVDVPLQAYFRINAENMGQFERTLIIADEGSYVHYVEGCTAPVYSGESLHSAVVELIALPHARIRYTTIQNWSNNVYNLVTKRAVAEEGAVVEWVDGNLGSKVTMKYPSVILKGRKAHGEVLSLAFAGAGQQQDTGAKMIHLAPETSSLIVSKSISKDGGRTSYRGLVKVEKGARGVKSNVRCDALLIDDHSRSDTYPYMNINEEEVEIGHEATVARIGDEQLFYLMSRGLSEEEAGAMIVRGFIEPITKQLPMEYAVELNRLIELQMEGSVG